In Methanococcus maripaludis, a single window of DNA contains:
- a CDS encoding ketopantoate reductase family protein gives MNVLIIGAGAVGLCLAAKLSKVADVFAVTRERNAKIIRESGFKMTGIWGEGTFNFEASESVPKRDFDYIIISSKGLATESICEQFKDIIKGKNVVSIQNGVGNEEIISRYTNKIIGGTIITGFEWMGNAKVHVSVEGGPMTLGRFPNGTDNAVKTFVKLIKSSGIPVNETENIQGAIWSKTIYNCALNPLGAVMNVPYGELSNEHSWNIIKNIVSEIFEVTSKKGVILPWNTPEEYLTYLKEFQLPNTAAHHSSMLQDISKGNITEIDFLNGAVVSGAKGFGIKTPYNEFITEQIKFLENLKSKKE, from the coding sequence ATGAATGTTTTGATTATCGGGGCAGGTGCTGTCGGATTATGTTTGGCAGCTAAATTATCAAAAGTAGCAGACGTTTTTGCAGTAACGAGAGAGAGAAATGCAAAAATCATACGCGAATCTGGTTTTAAAATGACTGGAATATGGGGGGAAGGAACCTTTAATTTTGAAGCTTCTGAAAGTGTTCCAAAACGCGATTTTGATTATATTATTATATCTTCAAAAGGGCTTGCAACAGAATCAATCTGCGAGCAGTTTAAAGACATTATAAAAGGTAAAAATGTTGTAAGCATCCAAAATGGTGTCGGAAACGAAGAAATAATCTCGAGATACACCAATAAGATAATTGGTGGAACTATTATAACGGGTTTTGAATGGATGGGGAATGCAAAAGTCCATGTTTCAGTAGAGGGGGGGCCGATGACTCTAGGAAGATTTCCAAATGGAACTGATAATGCGGTAAAAACTTTTGTAAAATTGATAAAAAGTTCTGGAATACCTGTAAATGAAACAGAAAATATTCAAGGTGCGATATGGTCAAAAACAATTTACAACTGTGCATTAAACCCTCTCGGAGCAGTTATGAATGTACCTTACGGTGAACTTTCAAATGAACACTCTTGGAATATAATTAAAAATATTGTATCGGAAATATTTGAAGTAACTTCAAAAAAAGGAGTAATTCTCCCATGGAATACTCCCGAAGAATATTTAACATATTTAAAAGAGTTTCAGCTTCCAAATACTGCTGCACACCACTCTTCAATGCTTCAGGATATCTCAAAAGGAAATATCACAGAAATAGATTTTTTAAACGGTGCAGTGGTATCCGGTGCAAAAGGATTTGGAATTAAAACGCCATATAACGAGTTTATTACTGAACAGATAAAATTCCTTGAAAATTTAAAATCAAAAAAGGAATAA
- a CDS encoding YwbE family protein, with product MNGKNRSEITAGLKVNIVLKKDQKTGKLTTGIVKDILTNSSYHPHGIKVRLEDGAVGRVQEILK from the coding sequence ATGAATGGAAAAAATAGGTCTGAAATAACGGCCGGATTAAAAGTAAATATAGTTCTTAAAAAAGACCAAAAAACTGGTAAATTAACTACCGGAATTGTAAAAGACATTCTTACAAATTCAAGCTACCACCCACACGGAATAAAGGTAAGGCTTGAAGATGGGGCTGTTGGGCGAGTTCAGGAAATTTTAAAATAA
- a CDS encoding DMT family transporter yields MNDKSLGILLMFLTVIFWGVSFVATKIILVYIPPITLGFIRFAIAALILIVLIRTFPSYSKKDFLNLVFAGFLGITSYFIFENVALEYTTATNAALIAATVPLFYMIVSDLVERRIPSKIQYFGSLIGLFGVSVLILNGRLILELNPIGDLLMIGAVLSWVLYTFVIQKLEKHDNLKVTRDITLIGALLSVPFMLIEFGSKGALDLGVFLNLPLTLAVLYLAIFCSAIAYLFWNRSIRLAGASTTNNGIYFIPIVAMIADSIILKNIPNFYAIFGAILVLFGVYISEKGDKLKIKF; encoded by the coding sequence ATGAATGACAAATCATTAGGTATTTTGTTAATGTTTTTAACCGTAATTTTTTGGGGAGTTTCATTTGTGGCGACAAAAATCATTTTAGTATATATTCCGCCAATTACCTTGGGATTTATACGTTTTGCAATTGCTGCACTGATTTTAATTGTTTTAATAAGAACTTTTCCAAGTTATTCGAAAAAAGATTTTTTAAATCTGGTGTTTGCAGGTTTTTTAGGGATTACTTCCTATTTTATATTTGAAAACGTGGCATTAGAATACACTACTGCAACTAATGCAGCATTGATTGCAGCAACGGTACCCTTATTTTATATGATAGTGTCAGATTTAGTTGAAAGGCGAATTCCAAGTAAAATACAATACTTCGGAAGTTTAATCGGACTTTTTGGAGTTTCGGTTTTGATATTGAATGGAAGGTTGATATTGGAATTAAATCCTATCGGGGATTTGTTAATGATTGGAGCAGTTCTTTCATGGGTTCTCTACACCTTTGTAATTCAAAAGCTTGAAAAACACGATAACTTAAAAGTTACAAGGGACATAACGTTAATTGGAGCATTACTGTCTGTGCCATTCATGTTAATTGAGTTTGGCTCAAAAGGCGCTTTAGATTTAGGGGTATTTTTAAATCTGCCATTAACTCTTGCGGTACTATACCTTGCAATTTTTTGTTCGGCAATAGCGTATTTGTTTTGGAATAGGTCAATAAGACTTGCAGGAGCAAGCACTACAAATAACGGGATTTATTTTATCCCAATCGTTGCAATGATTGCAGATTCAATAATCTTAAAAAATATACCAAATTTTTATGCGATATTTGGTGCAATTTTGGTATTGTTTGGAGTTTATATCTCTGAAAAAGGCGATAAATTAAAAATAAAATTTTAA
- a CDS encoding 30S ribosomal protein S3ae yields MARMKARSAKGKRVAKDTWKSKVWYDIYTPQSFGGDVIGQTPANDPATLIGRISEISLRDLTNEHSKHMTRMYFKVDGVSGNNATSQFVGHDTTREYLKSQVRRRRSKINAIVDVRTKDGFKLRVKALVLTAVRARDHHKTEIRVKMEQIIKDMAKETAFAEFVHAMLMGGLGSKIYGDCKKMFPLKRVEIFKSEVLEFGKVVEAPVEEAAVEAPVEEAAETQE; encoded by the coding sequence ATGGCAAGAATGAAAGCTAGGTCCGCTAAAGGAAAAAGAGTGGCCAAAGATACATGGAAATCCAAAGTATGGTACGATATTTACACACCACAATCATTCGGTGGAGACGTAATCGGACAAACCCCTGCAAACGACCCTGCAACATTGATCGGTAGGATTTCAGAAATCAGCTTAAGAGACTTAACAAACGAACATTCAAAACACATGACAAGAATGTACTTCAAAGTTGATGGTGTAAGTGGAAACAACGCTACATCACAGTTTGTAGGTCACGACACAACAAGAGAATACTTAAAATCACAAGTTAGAAGAAGAAGAAGCAAAATCAACGCAATCGTTGATGTAAGAACAAAAGATGGTTTCAAATTAAGAGTTAAAGCATTAGTTTTAACTGCTGTAAGAGCAAGAGACCACCACAAAACAGAAATCAGAGTTAAAATGGAACAAATCATCAAAGACATGGCAAAAGAAACAGCATTCGCTGAATTCGTACACGCTATGTTAATGGGTGGCTTAGGTTCAAAAATCTACGGCGACTGTAAAAAAATGTTCCCATTAAAAAGAGTAGAAATCTTCAAATCAGAAGTTTTAGAATTTGGAAAAGTTGTTGAAGCACCTGTAGAAGAAGCTGCTGTTGAAGCACCTGTAGAAGAAGCTGCTGAAACACAAGAATAA
- a CDS encoding HVO_0476 family zinc finger protein produces MEELYLECPGCDEVTPHEVLKERDTKKHLKLTVKCQECGTVHDIEKNFKLKDIKIVISRYDESEQSVIQIATDEVLKIEDTILAFGESVEITALETEDSRRVSSSAAQDLKMIWAKSVDVPKKVGISINSRESTYSFNILVPQDFVFEEKKIYRAGRDFFRIKQIKTEKGNFSRELARKIKRIYGEPVKPLRDYTDLTEYML; encoded by the coding sequence ATGGAAGAACTATATCTCGAATGCCCTGGTTGCGATGAAGTAACCCCTCATGAAGTATTGAAAGAAAGGGACACAAAAAAACATTTGAAACTTACTGTAAAGTGTCAGGAATGTGGAACTGTACACGATATAGAAAAAAATTTCAAATTAAAAGACATTAAAATAGTGATAAGCAGATACGACGAATCAGAACAGTCTGTAATTCAAATCGCAACAGATGAAGTTTTAAAAATCGAGGATACAATCCTTGCATTTGGTGAATCTGTTGAAATAACTGCATTAGAGACTGAGGATTCAAGAAGGGTTTCCTCATCCGCTGCACAAGATTTAAAGATGATATGGGCAAAATCAGTAGATGTTCCTAAAAAAGTTGGCATATCTATAAATTCGAGAGAAAGTACATATTCTTTCAACATACTTGTTCCACAAGATTTCGTATTTGAAGAAAAGAAGATCTACCGTGCAGGACGAGACTTCTTTAGAATTAAACAAATAAAAACTGAAAAAGGAAATTTTTCAAGGGAATTAGCCCGTAAAATCAAAAGAATATACGGTGAACCTGTAAAACCACTTAGAGATTACACAGATTTAACCGAATATATGTTATAA
- the rpsB gene encoding 30S ribosomal protein S2: MSDENLLTTLDTYLASGIHIGTQQKTEDMRRFIYRVRADGLYVLDVRKTDERLRLAAKFLSNYEPEDIMAVTRRVYSVGPLKKFGQVTGINTVAGRFVPGTLTNPSAKKFAEPEVLFLSDPRVDKQALKEAIEIGIPVVGMCDTEHLTAHIDFIIPTNNKGRKSVSLMYYLIAREYMKNRGLIGEEVPFTYDDFLEKAMNVKVKMNSAPRQRGRFQRRPRR; the protein is encoded by the coding sequence ATGTCAGATGAAAATCTATTGACGACCTTAGACACCTATTTGGCGTCTGGGATACACATCGGTACTCAGCAAAAAACTGAAGATATGAGAAGATTTATCTACAGAGTAAGAGCTGACGGATTATATGTTTTAGACGTTAGAAAAACTGACGAACGATTAAGACTCGCTGCTAAATTCTTATCAAACTACGAGCCTGAAGACATCATGGCTGTTACAAGAAGAGTTTACTCAGTAGGCCCTTTGAAAAAGTTCGGACAGGTTACAGGAATAAACACGGTAGCAGGAAGGTTCGTTCCAGGTACCTTAACAAACCCTTCAGCTAAAAAGTTTGCTGAACCAGAAGTTTTGTTTTTGAGCGACCCTAGAGTTGACAAACAAGCATTAAAAGAAGCAATCGAAATCGGAATCCCTGTTGTCGGTATGTGCGACACAGAACACTTAACAGCACACATTGACTTCATTATCCCAACAAACAACAAAGGTAGAAAATCAGTATCTTTAATGTACTACCTTATTGCAAGAGAATATATGAAAAACAGAGGACTTATTGGCGAAGAAGTTCCATTCACTTACGATGATTTCCTCGAAAAAGCAATGAACGTTAAAGTAAAAATGAATTCTGCACCTAGACAAAGAGGCAGATTCCAAAGAAGACCAAGAAGATAA
- a CDS encoding Na/Pi cotransporter family protein: protein MDFTLIAGVLGGLALFIYGMNLMGNGLQKVAGDGLKRLIEVLTKNKYLGVLVGTVVTMLIQSSSATTVMVVGFVNASLMNLSQAIGVIMGANIGTTVTAQLVAFKLTDIAPLIVAFGVIMQLASKKRKHSDIAEVLIGFGILFIGMHTMSSVLKPLAAEPFFTNILMNLENPVLGLLVGLGMTLMIQSSSATIGLLIAVASTGALSLAVAFPILFGDNIGTCVTALLSSIGANRTAKRAALMHLLFNVMGAMIFMVLIYTTPLISWIQSLSAGSIERQIANAHTIFNVTNTLIMLPFAGFFVYAVEKLIPIKDYEKEFMPVKHLDSRIIVEMPSIAIGLGIKEVVEMGKFVRENLRLAKDAFVNKNVQIIKEVHEKEGIIDTMAHEITNHLIELSNQEISDTQKLKITSLISNVTSLERIGDLAEDIADHAENVIEDNVEFTGTAIEEINLMFEKVMTALETAIEAFENEDEVLIERVTFLEDEVDNLEKSFRKQHIQRLNAKECAPKASIIFLDVIGYLERISDHAVKIATGLEEEEFDA from the coding sequence ATGGACTTCACGTTAATTGCAGGTGTCCTTGGAGGACTCGCATTATTCATTTATGGTATGAATTTAATGGGTAATGGACTTCAAAAAGTTGCAGGAGATGGATTAAAGCGACTTATAGAGGTTTTGACCAAAAATAAATATCTTGGTGTTTTAGTTGGAACTGTTGTAACGATGTTGATTCAAAGCAGCAGTGCAACAACAGTCATGGTTGTTGGTTTTGTAAATGCATCGTTAATGAACCTCAGTCAGGCGATCGGGGTAATCATGGGTGCAAATATCGGTACTACAGTTACTGCACAGCTTGTAGCATTTAAATTAACCGACATTGCGCCATTGATTGTTGCATTCGGGGTAATCATGCAACTTGCCTCAAAAAAACGAAAGCACTCAGACATTGCAGAGGTTCTGATTGGTTTTGGTATTTTATTTATCGGAATGCATACAATGTCAAGTGTACTAAAACCGCTTGCAGCAGAACCATTCTTTACAAATATATTAATGAACCTTGAAAACCCAGTTCTTGGATTGCTCGTTGGACTTGGAATGACACTTATGATCCAAAGCAGCAGTGCAACAATTGGACTTTTGATTGCAGTGGCGTCAACAGGTGCATTGAGCCTTGCTGTTGCATTCCCAATATTATTTGGTGACAACATCGGAACCTGTGTTACCGCCCTTTTATCAAGTATCGGTGCAAACAGGACTGCAAAAAGAGCTGCTCTCATGCACTTACTCTTTAACGTTATGGGTGCAATGATATTCATGGTTTTAATCTACACAACGCCGTTAATTTCGTGGATCCAGAGTTTGAGTGCAGGAAGTATTGAAAGACAGATTGCAAACGCGCACACAATATTTAACGTTACAAACACGCTGATAATGCTCCCCTTTGCAGGATTTTTCGTCTATGCGGTTGAAAAATTAATTCCAATAAAAGATTATGAAAAAGAATTCATGCCGGTAAAACATCTTGATTCAAGGATTATTGTTGAAATGCCATCGATTGCGATCGGACTTGGAATAAAAGAAGTTGTAGAGATGGGAAAGTTTGTACGTGAAAACTTAAGACTTGCAAAAGATGCATTTGTAAACAAAAACGTTCAAATTATCAAAGAAGTGCATGAAAAAGAAGGCATTATAGACACGATGGCCCATGAAATTACAAACCACCTAATTGAACTTTCGAATCAGGAAATTTCAGACACTCAAAAATTAAAAATTACAAGTCTTATAAGTAATGTTACAAGTCTTGAAAGAATCGGAGATCTTGCAGAGGATATTGCAGATCATGCTGAAAACGTAATTGAAGATAACGTTGAATTTACAGGTACTGCAATTGAAGAAATAAACCTCATGTTTGAGAAGGTAATGACTGCCTTAGAAACTGCGATTGAAGCTTTTGAGAACGAAGACGAAGTATTAATTGAAAGAGTAACTTTCCTCGAAGATGAAGTTGACAATCTTGAAAAATCATTTAGAAAACAGCATATACAGAGATTAAATGCTAAAGAATGTGCCCCAAAAGCAAGCATTATATTTTTAGATGTCATTGGATACCTTGAAAGAATATCTGACCACGCTGTAAAAATTGCAACTGGCCTTGAAGAAGAAGAATTTGATGCATAA
- a CDS encoding DUF2115 domain-containing protein — MNSRKLFSKLKEESYDVSIFDLMNAKVYLEKDMTYLPEDYKKGYLEDFFTFFPEVLREIKNKTEEEIEDFEIDEEEIKKVDLRLCSMGSKKMGRNSYEKLVKTVINYLIFINKRPLHALTTRFPGGKQIIEKNGNYYCPIKNAQSNELSICEFCICKDLNEL, encoded by the coding sequence ATGAATAGTCGAAAATTATTCTCTAAACTTAAGGAAGAATCTTATGATGTAAGTATTTTTGATTTAATGAATGCAAAAGTCTATTTAGAAAAAGATATGACTTATTTACCCGAAGATTATAAAAAAGGATATCTTGAAGATTTTTTTACATTTTTTCCAGAAGTTTTGAGGGAAATAAAGAATAAAACCGAAGAAGAAATTGAAGATTTTGAAATCGATGAAGAAGAAATAAAAAAAGTCGATTTAAGGCTCTGTAGTATGGGTTCCAAGAAAATGGGCAGAAATTCTTACGAAAAACTTGTAAAAACAGTTATAAATTATCTGATTTTTATAAATAAAAGGCCACTTCACGCTTTAACGACAAGATTTCCTGGCGGAAAGCAAATAATTGAAAAAAACGGAAATTACTACTGCCCAATAAAAAATGCACAATCAAATGAACTTTCTATTTGCGAATTTTGCATTTGTAAGGACTTAAATGAACTATAA
- a CDS encoding TIGR00267 family protein — translation MEIKEVLKNFKREFDTRYVVRGLIDGSLSTLGVVIGASGGETSIIIAAGIGGGIANGISNILGALTAERAMIEEEREKKEKSLLIGNGNLKGTHEYQYKINKTMYSGTYDGLSTCLGAIIPVIPFFVFDPSFALIMAIALTLLILLGLGIFIGKLSRNNLITSGLKMVLGGVIVAVICFGVERIFG, via the coding sequence GTGGAAATTAAGGAAGTTTTAAAAAATTTCAAAAGAGAATTTGATACAAGATATGTTGTGAGGGGTTTAATCGACGGTTCGCTCTCGACACTCGGTGTAGTTATTGGTGCAAGTGGTGGCGAAACTTCTATAATCATTGCAGCAGGAATCGGTGGTGGAATTGCAAACGGTATATCAAATATACTCGGAGCACTAACTGCAGAACGTGCAATGATCGAAGAAGAACGGGAGAAAAAAGAAAAAAGCCTTTTAATCGGTAACGGGAATTTAAAAGGAACTCACGAATATCAGTATAAAATAAACAAAACAATGTATAGTGGAACTTACGATGGTTTATCAACCTGTTTGGGGGCAATAATTCCGGTAATTCCATTTTTTGTATTTGATCCGTCTTTTGCTTTAATAATGGCAATAGCACTCACGTTATTGATACTCTTGGGTCTTGGAATATTCATTGGAAAGCTTTCAAGGAACAATCTAATAACATCTGGTTTAAAGATGGTTCTTGGGGGAGTAATTGTTGCAGTGATATGTTTTGGTGTCGAAAGAATCTTTGGATAA
- a CDS encoding SulP family inorganic anion transporter, protein MNEKINSYETKDLKNKIVDLVIPKNGSVKNDVLSGLTVALALVPEAIAFSFILGIDPTIGLYAAFIMGIVTALIGGRPGMISGATGAVAVIFAPLVISKVQTAGMESALGYLFIAVLFMGIIQVFFGISKVGKFVRLIPHPVMLGFVNGLAIIIFLSQIGQFYGADGNLFPWPILSIMLVLIAITMIIAIFLPKITRAVPATLVAIITVTIISYFLNNAGYTVLTVLDFIKSIDPLRTTLAVSVPSFSLPNVPLNWDTVKTVLPYSFLAACVGLIESLMTLRLIDELTETRGRSNRECIGQGIANILNGFFGGMGGCAMIGQSMINIRGGGRGRLSGISAAILLLVFIVWGAPIIEMIPLAALVGVMFIVVIGTFEWSSFRILKKIPSSDAAIIAVVSIMTVVFNLATAVFLGIILAALVFAWNRGKDIWASTKSMKNKKVYMLHGPLFFASTSKFKSLFDYQNDPIDVVIDFNKSRVYDHSAIEAINSVAEKYTQHGKQLHLLNLSKDCDKLIKKADNIVEVSILDNLIWHVADDKLE, encoded by the coding sequence ATGAATGAAAAAATAAACTCGTATGAGACTAAGGATTTAAAAAATAAAATAGTAGACCTGGTAATTCCAAAAAATGGAAGTGTAAAAAATGATGTATTGTCTGGATTAACCGTAGCACTGGCGCTGGTTCCAGAAGCAATTGCATTTTCATTTATTCTTGGAATCGACCCTACAATCGGGCTTTATGCCGCATTTATCATGGGAATTGTAACTGCATTAATTGGTGGACGGCCAGGAATGATAAGCGGAGCCACAGGTGCTGTTGCAGTTATTTTTGCTCCACTGGTAATTTCAAAGGTTCAAACTGCTGGAATGGAATCTGCACTCGGATATCTTTTCATCGCAGTACTTTTCATGGGAATTATTCAGGTATTTTTTGGAATATCAAAGGTAGGTAAATTCGTAAGGCTTATTCCGCACCCAGTAATGCTTGGATTTGTAAACGGGCTTGCGATAATAATATTTTTATCTCAGATCGGGCAGTTTTATGGTGCAGATGGAAATTTATTTCCATGGCCAATTCTTTCGATAATGCTTGTTTTAATTGCAATAACAATGATTATTGCAATATTCCTGCCAAAAATCACACGTGCAGTTCCTGCAACGCTTGTAGCAATCATCACTGTAACAATAATTTCGTATTTCTTAAATAATGCAGGATACACCGTTTTAACGGTGCTTGATTTTATAAAATCGATAGATCCATTAAGAACAACACTTGCAGTTTCGGTTCCTTCATTTTCATTGCCAAATGTTCCTCTAAATTGGGATACAGTTAAAACAGTTCTCCCGTATTCATTTTTAGCAGCATGTGTCGGATTAATTGAATCATTAATGACATTAAGGCTAATTGATGAATTAACTGAAACTCGCGGTAGGAGTAACAGGGAGTGCATCGGTCAGGGTATTGCAAACATATTAAATGGATTCTTTGGCGGAATGGGTGGCTGTGCGATGATTGGCCAGAGTATGATAAATATTCGGGGTGGCGGACGTGGCAGGCTTTCAGGAATTTCCGCTGCGATATTGTTACTGGTATTTATTGTATGGGGTGCACCAATAATTGAAATGATTCCGCTTGCAGCACTTGTCGGGGTCATGTTTATCGTTGTAATCGGCACTTTTGAGTGGTCCAGCTTTAGAATATTGAAAAAAATCCCGAGCTCTGATGCAGCAATTATTGCGGTTGTGTCGATTATGACGGTTGTATTTAACCTTGCAACAGCCGTATTTTTGGGAATTATTCTTGCAGCACTCGTTTTTGCATGGAATCGTGGAAAAGATATATGGGCAAGTACAAAATCTATGAAGAACAAAAAAGTATACATGCTTCACGGCCCTTTGTTTTTTGCATCAACATCGAAATTCAAGAGCCTGTTTGATTATCAAAATGACCCGATTGATGTTGTTATCGACTTTAACAAATCAAGGGTTTACGACCATTCTGCAATCGAAGCAATAAATAGTGTTGCAGAGAAATATACTCAACATGGAAAACAACTTCACCTCCTTAATTTGAGCAAGGATTGTGACAAGTTAATTAAAAAAGCAGATAACATTGTAGAAGTCAGCATTCTCGATAATTTGATATGGCATGTTGCCGATGATAAGTTAGAATAA